AATCTGATAGAATCCTTGATAGGAATGTTGCGTCATCTGGCAACTATGAAAGAAGCTTTTGCATCACTGGAACTGAACTCGCTTATCTCTGGGCGCTTGACGCTTTTTCTTTCTTAGGATAGCCTCGAAGCTAGTTGACCAGTAATAGCTTCCGTTGCAAAAATTTATAGCGTAACCAAAGGGGGTCCCgtatttggttgttttatttgacCTTCAAGAGAGTAATAAACCTCAGTTTTTTATATCCTTATTTGTCTTTTAAAGATGTACATTGATCTTTGGAACGAGACAGATCGAACTGGTTTAACGATGGTGTTACTTTGAGCCATTAAATTTAAACTTGGAAATTTTGCCACCAGAGCTGACCGAAATATTCCTGAATTACAGCGAAGTTAAAGGATAAGAAAGGCTGGCTGAAATCGTTTCGCTTAAACgtgatttaaaaataatgtttaaaaacttGGATGATGAGAGCAATACTTTCAGGGAAATAAAGACAGCTATCACAGCCTCAGTCACCGTGTATTTCTAATACACATttgtcatacatacacacacacacacatatatatatatatatatatatatatatatatatatatatatatatatatacatatatatatatatatatatatatatatatatatatatatatatatatatatatgatatatatatatatatatatatatagataagtatgtatgtatgtatatatagtcttgatagagagagagagatacacacatatataatatattatatataaatatatgtatatatggataacatatattaatgtttattggTATTgcaaaatagtaatatatatataagagtatcaGAGTAAGGCTCCAGGATCCCAAAAAGTTCTTTGTCTTTTAACGCCCCTTAGATGACCAACCTCATTCAAACAAATATCAGGTACattatttttaatgtgatttggtatgggggccactgacttttCAGCATATTGTCATAAATCACTTCTTGacgctataaatatatatggtataacaTAAAGTTAGGTtataaaaaaccaaaatttaatataatttggtGTTAGAATGAATCCGTCGAATTATTTGACtgcatgaagaaaagaaaatttttagttATTCTAGGAAAAGATTCTTCTCCGGGGACATGTGGCACGCTGATTAGACTAGTGGGTAGGGAGGCAGTTCCTCTGCCAGTTTTTGCAAGCGCTTGCCAGTGGGACTTCGACGCGTTTTCGGTATGCGATTTCGTAACTGAGGTTCCTGGGAATTTACTAAACGTTGCTGGTGCCGAAATGTCGTTAGTTTTTGCTAAGTGAAAATGTCATCTTTAATAACACGTAATGCTTTCCTTCAACTGTTTCTGTGTCCTAttacaaaacgaaagaaaaattttataaagcacTGATAAGAGCGAGACGTGAATCCCGAGGCAGCATAAGAAGGAGTGACTACTGGAGTATCTGGCATCTCCCAAGGTCCTCGTCCATCGGATATAAACAGTCATAGGATGGTTGGTCGGTACAGAACACATCGAATACCTTTCAGTGTAGCATCAATACTACAGTGAGCCAAGGTAGGTAGTCAAAAGGATGGCTAATGGATAGTTAAATTCAGAAGTTTTGAATATTTAGGTTTTCAGTATCATTTCAACTCAAAACACTGAATAAGTTCAGAATATATCTTTTTTCTATATTGTGTTTGAAAGATTCTAAGGACTTACTATTGACATCATGGAAATTGTAATAGGCTTTTCTGACCATCTTCATTTAATCAAAATATGTAGAAATGAGAACTTTTTTCAGAGTACTTCAATAGAGATGAAGAAAATTAGCATAGCTATCCTCATTCAGAAGTAACATTTCAATCTGGCAAGGATTACAGtcgaaattaaattatatatggatgaagatttgttttcctttccattacAGGCAGAATGAAGTTCCTAACTGTAGCCTCCTTCTGCGTTGCTGTGGCTCTTGCTCAGAACGTGATTCAGCCAAAACCCAATGTCCGTAATTTGCCTGCTGAAGTCCGCCCAGGTTAGTATCTATTAACAATATCTTTGCTTACAAGACGTAAATGTTTCTATTTACGTAAGGAGTGATATCATTAATAATGAATTCAAACAGTTAAAAATGCATCAGCAAAGAGATTGTGGTTACCTGTTACACTAACGAAGAATGTTCTGTTTATACAGAGGCTGCAGGTCAATGCTATGGATTCACTGCCAAAAAGGCCTTCCCTGTGGGTCAGTCTTGGTCCCTGGCTCCCTTCTGTGGGAAAGCCACCTGCATTCAACACGAAGGAAAACTCTTCGAAAAGGTGGAAGACTGTGGCTTTGAGCCCAAGCCATCTCCCGGCTGCAGAGTCAAGAACGAAGCCGACCAAGCTAAGCCATACCCAGCCTGCTGCCCCGTGTACGAGTGCCAGCCAGGTGCCACCCTCCAGTACCCAACTGAAGAAGAACTGAAGGCTGCTGCCCAGCAGGCTGCCAAGACTGCACAAGGCGCCCAGGGATAACAGATCTCTCTGAGTCGATCCAGTCCACTTCTCAAAGGCAAATCCATCGAAATTGTTTATGAATTACAACTTACGAGGAATTCAAGGAGTCATGAATAAATGAAGTGGTAGTAAACATTTGACGAAAAAGGATGAGAAGCAAATTGAACAGTCATCGAGGGATAACAGGCATTTACGATTACTATaaggagaatttatttttttattaattataaatattaaaaaatacctcAAATCAATCACCTTTTTCTAaaccttttattacaaattacttttatattttagaaatgtcTATGAATTTAATAGCTACACTCTATTGAAAGAAGCTTATCAATGATCTAGAATTGATCTGAAAAGGCATaacattaaaaccttttactatgaacaaaagcagttaaataACTTCCCTCTCATTTTTGTAATCAATCTCTTTCGTTCACTAATTATTGTGATATCACTGTAAACCTTACATGTGacaataatattatgtaaatatctcataatataattatttaagaattAATGCATTCCGAAAAAAAGGCATTGGATAAAAAGAGTgagattttatatcttatattttgcgataattttaagtaatttttaggtGATCACTCAAACTCATTGGAACAAAAACTTTTGCTTCGATGAAGCAAAAGGACGAATAATTATCATCCAACGGAATTTTcttcatatgaaatatatttttaaaatcttttgaaaatatattaagactTTATCACAATATGCATGCATAAAAGAGGAGATATAAGCATATCAATTGCAATTAAAAGTTTAATGATTAGTTACATACAAAAGCGATTTCATGACATCATAATGTTGTGAGTTCATCCAGGTTTATGGGTTGTTATTTGTGTGTCCTAAAATTGTCCGAGATCTCAGATAAAAAAAGCTAAAGCTCAatcgaaactagcactgtaatgaaggaatcgaggaattgcatagaagatgcctagactgaactcgattccagtgacttgaATGTCATACGATTACGTAACACTTCTCGTTACTGCTATGCAAATTAAACAACACAAAGTATAGAAGGCAATACaagtatatcgcactatgaaaagaaacagaaattcattaaaaaggAATAGGGAACGTGACTGacgaaaaccttaaatcctggtactttaccttttttaGGAGCTGAGGTTCTCTTTTTATGAGGGCCagtgagagggagggcaagtgaattagttcacaatTAAAGTTATTTTAGCTACTGGTAGGGACGTGTTGGAAATTCctcagaaaaattttgaaattaaggaaggattttttttggtCTCTCATCATTAAAAATCATAACCATTGCGTCACTTTTCGAAATCAGGGAAGGGTCAAGGGTACGtataaggaagaataaaaaaaagaaggttttTAGTGTGCTTCCTGTGAGATTAAGGGAGACTGAGAATGTCCAAGAAGACTTTTGAGGTTGATTTAGATATCTGTGAAAATTGCTGCAACTCTATTTTCCACCAAACTCCTAAACAAGTTCTCCTTTTGTTTCTTCCCTAACATCTTCTCCCGCTTTCGTTTCCTTCTAATTTTCCGTCAGTGAgatgctaattattttattctgctAACTACAATAATACGACTGTTGACGATAAAGATAGAAACAGAGAATTAATGGTTACGTGGACGATGGCACTTGTGGAACTCCTgatttcagatatttatatagTACTATTCAGCTACAGTTCACAATGATTTACACTGGAGGGATATAAAGTTTATGTTACTGAATGCGTACGGGACATTTCTGTGGGCAGGTTCAAAACTGGTGGACGTATTCTCTAGAGTCCTTGAGTCGACGCTTTGCCACGAAAAACCATTTCTTGGAATCGATTTCTGAAATGGAATGGTTGCCTCAGCTCTGCTTGGGTGGGAGGAGTGTGTCATCTTCGTTTACTTTcatgatgaggagagagaggaaaagagttaTATTCCTGTTCTCAGGCATTACGCCGAGTACTGCTGGACGGAAGCGGAAGGATGGGTGAGAATTTCATCATTTGCGCTCATCGTCGGCGgtaaattttgaatattcagtGCTTTTAAGACCTGCAGTCATGGCGGTCAAAGGAGGCATCTAAGATCTCAAGTGATTGAGTGAATGAGACCCAAGCTGTTTTGATGTTTTTCGCTGAATTGCTTAAATCTCGTCCTTTCctatagaaggaaagaaagacgtCAGTAGAGAAGTGCTACCGTCATGCCGACGCATGACAGAGGGTATCTATTTTTGGCATTTGAATCGATTTTCTTCTGTTGAAATCCTCGGTAAGACAGGTGGGTTACTCTTGAGTAATATTTGTTGAGAGTTGAAATCTGTCACTTGTACAAAGGTGACACCCAGCAACAAAATCAGTACGTTGACAAAGAGAGTAAAAGACCCAGTCCCATTTATCTTTATCATTCATGAAGTAATAAGctacagtaaacaaaaacactAACGGCATGGACGGATTTTACATGAGTATTTATTGATAGTGGGATTTAAATTACTTATATTCTTTTCTATGGTGTAttgatttatgttcatttatgattcacatacaacacacacacacattatatatatatatatatatatatatatatatatatatatatatatatatatatatatatatatatatatatatatatatatatatatatatatgtgtgtgtgtataaagtcatcatcatcattatcatcaccattgcCTCCATTTCATTTGAACTTTAGTaatgcatgtaatttaagtcgaATTTCTTGAAGCTAACGAACTGAATCACGTGACAAATATGAAGAAAGATCGGATTTCTGCGAAAAATCCCCGTACCGCAATACCAATCAATTTTCTCGGGCGATGCCAAGCAAGGACTGGCGGTCTCCCCAAGCAGCCTCCCGGGAGGGAACAACTAGACCCGTTTCGCAAGGACGCAATTTTGC
This genomic stretch from Macrobrachium rosenbergii isolate ZJJX-2024 chromosome 6, ASM4041242v1, whole genome shotgun sequence harbors:
- the LOC136839740 gene encoding uncharacterized protein, whose amino-acid sequence is MKFLTVASFCVAVALAQNVIQPKPNVRNLPAEVRPEAAGQCYGFTAKKAFPVGQSWSLAPFCGKATCIQHEGKLFEKVEDCGFEPKPSPGCRVKNEADQAKPYPACCPVYECQPGATLQYPTEEELKAAAQQAAKTAQGAQG